The following DNA comes from Helicobacter pylori.
TCCTAACTCTAAGGCCGTTCGTGTGGTTAGGGGCAGGCATGGGGATTTTTTAAAGCGTTTTAAAACGCTCTATAGCACCTCAGCCAACCTCACCCAATGCGCTTATGATAAAGAGATCGCTTCCAATCTCGCTGATGTGGTTGTGAGCGATGAAAGAGGTTTGTTTGAAAGCTCTAGCTCTAAAATATTCAGGCTCTATAAAGATAAAAAAGTGAGAGTGAGGTAGGAAAGACCTTTCGCATTCTGTGCGTTTTGAAATGCGTTTTTGTGGGATTTTTCTAAAAGTTTATCATTTGTTTATCAAAAATGGCTAGCT
Coding sequences within:
- a CDS encoding Sua5 YciO YrdC YwlC family protein produces the protein MALVYLVQSDTTIGLLSKDSEKLNALKNRPKNQSVLIESADFTTLKSLVRVPNAFKNLIRRSAKTTFIYPNSKAVRVVRGRHGDFLKRFKTLYSTSANLTQCAYDKEIASNLADVVVSDERGLFESSSSKIFRLYKDKKVRVR